A single window of Helicobacter pylori DNA harbors:
- a CDS encoding methionine ABC transporter ATP-binding protein, with the protein MVVELKNIEKIYENGFHALKGVNLELKKGDILGVIGYSGAGKSTLIRLINCLERPSSGEVLVNGVNLLNLKPKELQKARQKIGMIFQHFNLLSAKNVFENVAFALEIARWEKTKIKSRVHELLELVGLEDKMHFYPKQLSGGQKQRVAIARSLANCPDLLLCDEATSALDSKTTHSILTLLSGIQKKLDLSIVFITHEIEVVKELCNQMCVISSGEIVERGSVEEIFANPKHAVTKELLGIKNEHADQKSQDIYRIVFLGEHLDEPIISNLIRRFKIDVSIISGNIEELTTKDIGYLVVRFLGSVAEIQRALEYLNALGLQVEKLKD; encoded by the coding sequence ATGGTAGTGGAATTAAAAAACATTGAAAAGATTTATGAAAACGGATTCCATGCTCTAAAAGGCGTGAATTTGGAATTGAAAAAAGGCGATATTTTGGGCGTGATAGGCTATTCAGGGGCGGGGAAATCCACGCTCATTCGCTTAATCAATTGTTTGGAGCGCCCCAGTTCTGGCGAAGTTTTAGTCAATGGGGTCAATCTGTTAAACTTAAAGCCTAAAGAATTGCAAAAAGCGCGCCAAAAAATAGGCATGATTTTCCAGCATTTCAATTTATTGAGCGCTAAAAATGTGTTTGAAAATGTCGCTTTCGCTTTAGAAATCGCCCGATGGGAAAAAACTAAGATTAAATCAAGGGTGCATGAATTGTTGGAATTAGTGGGGTTAGAAGATAAAATGCATTTTTACCCTAAACAGCTCAGCGGCGGGCAAAAACAACGAGTGGCGATCGCTAGGAGTTTAGCGAATTGCCCTGATTTATTGCTTTGCGATGAAGCCACATCCGCGCTAGATTCTAAAACCACGCATTCTATTTTAACGCTTTTAAGCGGCATTCAAAAAAAGCTTGATTTGAGCATCGTTTTCATCACGCATGAAATTGAAGTGGTTAAAGAATTGTGCAATCAAATGTGTGTGATCAGCAGCGGCGAAATCGTAGAAAGAGGCTCGGTGGAAGAAATTTTTGCTAACCCTAAACATGCCGTTACTAAAGAATTGCTTGGCATCAAAAACGAGCATGCGGATCAAAAATCGCAAGACATTTATCGCATCGTGTTTTTAGGGGAGCATTTAGACGAGCCGATCATTTCTAATTTGATCAGGCGTTTTAAAATAGACGTGAGCATCATTTCAGGCAACATTGAAGAGCTTACGACTAAAGATATAGGGTATTTAGTGGTGCGGTTTTTAGGCAGTGTTGCAGAAATTCAAAGGGCTTTAGAGTATTTAAACGCTTTAGGCTTACAAGTGGAAAAATTAAAGGATTAA
- the metI gene encoding methionine ABC transporter permease, protein MISQMLIQATLETLYMVFVASFLAVVFGLPLGVLLLVSKKGHLLNKPLLHKILDTSINMTRSFPFIILIILLLPLSRFLIGTSIGSSASIIPLAISAIPFVAKLFENSLMEVEHGKIETTLSLGASHLEVVKMMLLESLPSLVNNITITLISLIGYSAMAGALGAGGLGDLAIRIGYQSYRGDVLFYAVVVIIVLVQIIQSAGDYVVKRLRKHKY, encoded by the coding sequence ATGATTTCTCAAATGCTCATTCAAGCCACGCTAGAAACGCTTTATATGGTGTTTGTAGCGAGCTTTTTGGCGGTTGTTTTTGGCTTGCCTTTGGGGGTTTTATTGTTAGTGAGTAAAAAAGGGCATTTGTTAAACAAACCCCTTTTGCATAAAATTTTAGACACTTCTATCAACATGACTCGCTCTTTCCCTTTTATCATTTTGATTATTTTGCTCTTGCCTCTATCGCGCTTTTTGATTGGCACAAGCATTGGCTCTAGCGCGAGCATTATCCCATTAGCCATTTCAGCCATTCCTTTTGTCGCAAAGCTTTTTGAAAATTCTTTAATGGAAGTAGAGCATGGCAAGATTGAAACCACTTTAAGTTTGGGAGCGTCTCATTTGGAAGTCGTTAAAATGATGCTTTTAGAGAGCCTGCCCTCTTTAGTGAACAATATCACCATCACCTTAATTTCTTTAATAGGCTATTCGGCTATGGCGGGAGCGTTAGGGGCTGGGGGCTTGGGGGATTTAGCCATTAGGATTGGCTATCAAAGTTATAGGGGCGATGTGCTTTTTTATGCGGTGGTTGTGATCATTGTTTTAGTGCAAATCATTCAAAGCGCGGGGGATTATGTGGTGAAACGCTTGAGAAAGCATAAGTATTAG
- the lpxF gene encoding lipid A 4'-phosphatase, translating to MKKLKGLFLILLLWVYPLRSEPINEGAYILEEIGDVLRFLPIFVGTVSLAMRDYRGLGELAVGTLVTQGVIYGLKGAFSNAHKDGARVEFAKRPCCNSWRGMPSGHAGGVFSAAGFVYYRYGWKPALPVIALAILTDASRVVARQHTILQVTIGSLIAWGFAYLFTSRYKPKQWMLYPEISSDFKGSSRYGVSFSYQW from the coding sequence ATGAAAAAGCTCAAAGGTCTTTTTTTGATCCTGCTCTTATGGGTGTATCCTTTAAGGAGTGAGCCGATCAATGAGGGGGCATACATTTTAGAAGAGATTGGCGATGTGCTTAGGTTTTTGCCTATTTTTGTGGGCACGGTCAGTCTAGCGATGCGCGATTATAGAGGTTTAGGGGAATTAGCGGTCGGCACATTAGTCACTCAAGGCGTGATTTATGGCCTTAAAGGAGCTTTTAGCAACGCCCATAAAGATGGGGCTAGAGTGGAATTTGCTAAACGCCCATGCTGTAATTCTTGGAGAGGCATGCCAAGCGGGCATGCTGGGGGGGTGTTTAGCGCGGCTGGGTTTGTGTATTACCGCTATGGGTGGAAGCCGGCTCTTCCTGTGATCGCTCTTGCAATCCTCACTGACGCTAGCAGAGTGGTGGCAAGACAACACACGATCTTGCAAGTTACGATCGGCAGTCTTATCGCATGGGGGTTTGCTTATTTATTCACTTCACGCTACAAACCTAAGCAATGGATGCTCTATCCTGAAATTTCTAGCGATTTTAAGGGCAGTAGCCGCTATGGGGTGAGCTTTTCTTATCAATGGTAA
- a CDS encoding glycosyltransferase family 4 protein, whose translation MLWVLYFLTSLFICSLIVLWSKKSMLFVDNANKIQGFHHARTPRAGGLGIFLSFVLAYLFEPFEAPFKGFFVFLGLLLVFLSGFLEDINLSLSPKIRLILQAVGVVCIISSTPLVVSDFSPLFSLPYFIAFLFAIFMLVGISNAINIIDGFNGLASGICVIALLVIHYIDSSSLSCLLAYMVLGFMVLNFPSGKIFLGDGGAYFLGLVCGISLLYLSLEQKISVFFGLNLMLYPVIEVLFSVLRRKIKRQKATMPDNLHLHTLLFQFLQQRSFNYPNPLCAFILILCNLPFILISVLFRLNSYALIVIGLVFIACYLMGYAYLNRQVCTLEKRAF comes from the coding sequence GTGTTGTGGGTGCTATATTTTTTAACTAGTTTATTTATTTGCTCTTTGATTGTTCTGTGGTCTAAAAAATCCATGCTCTTTGTGGATAACGCTAATAAAATACAAGGCTTCCATCATGCAAGAACCCCACGAGCCGGAGGGCTTGGGATCTTTCTTTCTTTTGTGTTAGCTTATCTTTTTGAGCCTTTTGAAGCGCCTTTTAAGGGGTTTTTTGTTTTTTTGGGTTTGTTATTGGTGTTTTTAAGCGGTTTTTTAGAAGACATTAACCTTTCATTAAGCCCCAAAATACGCCTTATTTTGCAAGCCGTAGGGGTTGTTTGCATCATTTCATCAACGCCTTTAGTGGTGAGCGATTTTTCGCCCCTTTTTAGCTTGCCTTATTTTATCGCTTTTTTGTTCGCTATCTTTATGCTAGTGGGCATCAGCAACGCTATTAATATCATTGACGGGTTTAACGGGCTGGCATCAGGGATTTGCGTGATCGCACTTTTAGTCATTCATTATATAGATTCTAGCAGTTTGTCTTGTTTGCTCGCTTACATGGTGCTTGGGTTTATGGTGTTAAATTTCCCTTCAGGAAAGATTTTTTTAGGCGATGGAGGGGCGTATTTTTTGGGCTTGGTGTGTGGGATCTCCCTTTTATATTTGAGTTTAGAGCAAAAAATCAGCGTGTTTTTTGGGCTCAATTTAATGCTTTATCCGGTCATAGAAGTGCTTTTTAGTGTCCTAAGGCGCAAAATAAAACGCCAGAAAGCCACCATGCCGGATAATTTGCATTTGCACACCCTTTTATTCCAATTTTTGCAACAACGCTCTTTCAATTACCCTAACCCTTTATGCGCGTTTATCCTTATTCTGTGCAACCTGCCTTTTATTTTAATCAGCGTCTTATTCCGCTTAAATTCTTACGCGCTCATTGTCATTGGCTTAGTCTTTATCGCATGCTATTTAATGGGCTATGCTTATTTGAACAGGCAAGTTTGCACCTTAGAAAAGCGAGCGTTTTAA
- the pdxJ gene encoding pyridoxine 5'-phosphate synthase produces the protein MRFGLNIDHIVTLREIRKTYEPEILEALFIAKNTHKVDLITIHLREDKRHIQNEDVLRLLEISPLPINIECSINAEITGFLCSLKNKPSKVTIVPENRNEVTTEGGLDCSLKGLGEVIRAYHNKGIEVSLFIDPLKDALHFAREHQVKQVEFHTGVYANLHNALYSNANNQIHAISTLKDKNPKELKEELHNAFLQLRRMSKEAFFMGIVVCAGHGLNYTNVKELLKIPSLRELNIGHSVISKAVLVGLEKAILEMAQLIKR, from the coding sequence ATGCGTTTTGGATTGAATATTGATCACATTGTGACTTTAAGAGAGATAAGAAAGACTTATGAGCCTGAGATTTTAGAAGCCTTATTCATCGCTAAAAACACCCATAAAGTGGATTTAATCACCATTCATTTAAGAGAAGACAAACGGCACATTCAAAATGAAGATGTTTTGAGATTGCTTGAAATAAGCCCTTTGCCTATTAATATTGAATGCTCTATTAATGCTGAAATCACTGGTTTTTTATGCTCTTTAAAAAATAAGCCCAGTAAGGTTACGATCGTGCCTGAAAACAGAAATGAGGTTACGACAGAGGGGGGATTGGATTGCTCATTAAAGGGTTTAGGAGAGGTGATTAGAGCGTATCACAATAAGGGCATTGAAGTGTCTTTGTTTATTGATCCTTTAAAAGACGCTCTGCATTTTGCAAGGGAGCATCAAGTCAAGCAAGTGGAGTTCCACACTGGGGTGTATGCGAATTTGCACAACGCTTTATATTCTAACGCTAACAATCAAATCCATGCCATTAGCACGCTCAAAGACAAAAACCCTAAAGAACTGAAAGAAGAATTGCACAACGCCTTTTTGCAATTAAGGAGGATGAGCAAAGAAGCGTTTTTTATGGGTATTGTGGTGTGTGCTGGGCATGGGTTGAATTATACTAATGTGAAAGAATTGTTAAAAATCCCCTCTTTAAGAGAGCTTAATATCGGTCATAGCGTGATTTCAAAAGCGGTTTTAGTGGGCTTAGAAAAAGCGATTTTAGAAATGGCGCAACTCATCAAGCGATAA
- the pdxA gene encoding 4-hydroxythreonine-4-phosphate dehydrogenase: protein MAKKKIAISCGDIQGVGLELILKSHKEVSAFCEPLYLIDGELLERADQLLHNAYETKTLNTLAIDSPLPLLNSSTIGKVSTQSGAYSFESFKKACELADSKEVDGVCTLPINKLAWQQAQIPFVGHTDFLKQRYKDHQIIMMLGCSKLFVGLFSDHVPLSTVSQLIQVKALVKFLLAFQKSTQAQIVQVCGFNPHAGEEGLFGEEDEKILKAIQKSNQTLGFECFLGPLPADSAFAPNKRQITPFYVSMSHDVGLAPLKALYFDESINVSLNAPILRTSTDHGTAFDIAYQNKANNKSYLNAIKYLA from the coding sequence ATGGCTAAAAAGAAAATTGCGATCAGTTGTGGGGATATTCAAGGCGTAGGCTTAGAATTGATTTTAAAAAGCCATAAGGAAGTGAGCGCGTTTTGTGAGCCGTTGTATCTCATTGATGGCGAACTTTTAGAGCGGGCCGATCAATTGCTTCATAACGCTTATGAAACTAAAACGCTTAACACACTCGCTATTGATTCCCCCTTACCCTTATTGAACTCTAGCACGATAGGCAAAGTCAGCACTCAAAGCGGGGCGTATAGTTTTGAGAGTTTTAAAAAGGCTTGCGAGTTGGCGGATAGTAAAGAAGTGGATGGCGTTTGCACTTTGCCTATCAACAAACTCGCATGGCAACAAGCTCAAATCCCTTTTGTGGGGCATACCGATTTTTTAAAACAACGCTATAAAGATCATCAAATTATTATGATGCTTGGGTGTTCAAAACTCTTTGTGGGGTTATTTAGCGACCATGTGCCTTTAAGCACGGTTTCTCAACTCATTCAAGTTAAAGCGTTAGTTAAGTTTTTATTAGCGTTTCAAAAAAGCACTCAAGCTCAAATCGTCCAAGTGTGTGGCTTTAACCCCCATGCGGGCGAAGAGGGCTTGTTTGGGGAAGAAGATGAAAAGATTTTAAAAGCCATTCAAAAGAGCAACCAAACGCTGGGCTTTGAATGCTTTTTGGGGCCACTGCCCGCTGATAGCGCTTTTGCCCCCAATAAACGCCAAATAACCCCCTTTTATGTGAGCATGAGCCATGATGTGGGGCTAGCCCCTTTAAAAGCGCTCTATTTTGATGAAAGCATTAATGTGAGTTTGAACGCCCCCATTTTACGCACCTCTACCGACCATGGCACAGCGTTTGATATCGCTTATCAAAACAAAGCGAACAACAAAAGCTATTTGAATGCGATCAAATACTTGGCTTAA